The Xenopus laevis strain J_2021 chromosome 5L, Xenopus_laevis_v10.1, whole genome shotgun sequence genome has a segment encoding these proteins:
- the LOC108717281 gene encoding extracellular calcium-sensing receptor, whose amino-acid sequence MYRNHSLPDNPLAQLHKVITVRRTSSGEASMRRFLQVLLFLCSLGEENTAPACRLQSWDMESFSQPGDVLIGGVFVIHSGFQLQRPTFQEMPQPASCKDFQIRYYRDVLGLMFAIDEINASADLLPNITLGFRLFDSCNEQEGETSGPLGTITQGPHRQQQVHIEHMPNAAATSWIPPHTHKPSLPDPAPGWTPDRRGTLLPLLQWTSARYHKEPISHGSTLSALSNKMNFPSFLRTVPSNMFQNVALTRLIGLLGWTYVGMLVVDNDVGEQGGQIIQAGIEKSGSCVAFLEKIHLSYSMAQIQRVVNVIKRSSVNVIVLHSPEIHVKVLLDSLYDEGLTHKIFICSASFALRLGILSRKAWKVLNGTIGLIPNTGAMPGFEQFLSSLHPSRSNKYPLIRTLWEKAFSCRWSRGETQENQTNLTGLLALCTGEEDLRGLIPWLFEMNDLSYTYHAYLAVYAYAQALHSLLMCQAPTDNSPYRMCANVRDTQPWQVLNYVKKTHFSTNTGDPISFNADGDIPGVYYIVNVQTVNGSFNLVKVGKFDPEARNGNTVLLDIRSIMWNEGFTQVPPSMCSSSCHPGSWKATRRGQPICCYDCIPCSLGEITNTTDAAECFRCPTEQWSNEEQSMCIPKVIEFLSYQEPLGIFLTITVILFFLITLCILFIFIKYQRTPIIKATNRELSFILLVSLTLCFLCCLIFIGSPSPITCPLRQTLFIVVFSISISSVLAKTIMVILAFKATKVDSPLRKWLGAKIPRTVVALCTMIQVGICIVWLLLSPPFPQLNPEIERHKLIFECHEGQSLFFYVTLGFMGFLAMVSFFAAFLARNLPGSYNEAKLITFSMLVFCSVWVSFIPAHLSTKGKYTVSVQIFAILASSAGLLACIFVPKCYIILLRPDRNSRHQLTSRKVNRWLA is encoded by the exons ATGTACA GAAATCACTCTCTTCCTGACAACCCATTGGCCCAGCTGCACAAGGTCATTACAGTGAGGAGGACATCATCTGGAGAAGCCTCGATGAGAAGATTCCTCCAAGTCCTCCTGTTCCTCTGCTCCCTGGGGGAGGAAAACACGGCCCCGGCCTGCAGGCTCCAAAGCTGGGACATGGAGTCATTCTCCCAACCCGGGGATGTTCTTATTGGGGGAGTGTTTGTCATCCACTCTGGCTTTCAACTCCAAAGGCCAACTTTCCAGGAGATGCCCCAGCCAGCTTCATGCAAGGA CTTTCAGATCCGATATTACCGGGATGTTCTGGGCCTGATGTTTGCTATTGATGAAATTAATGCTTCTGCTGATCTCCTACCCAACATCACCTTGGGCTTTAGGCTGTTTGACTCTT gcaatgagcaggaGGGGGAAACGAGTGGGCCCTTGGGCACGATCACCCAGGGGCCCCATAGGCAGCAGCAGGTGCACATTGAACACATGCCTAATGCCGCAGCTACTTCCTggatccccccacacacacacaagccctCCTTACCGGATCCAGCACCAGGATGGACTCCTGATCGTCGTGGGACCCTCCTGCCTCTTCTTCAATGGACTTCagccag ATATCATAAGGAGCCT ATCAGCCACGGATCAACCCTCTCAGCTCTGAGCAACAAGATGAACTTTCCCTCGTTCCTCCGCACTGTGCCCAGTAACATGTTCCAGAACGTGGCTCTCACCCGCCTCATAGGCCTCCTTGGCTGGACCTACGTAGGGATGTTGGTTGTGGACAATGATGTTGGGGAGCAAGGGGGGCAGATTATTCAGGCTGGGATAGAGAAGTCTGGCAGTTGTGTAGCATTTCTGGAGAAGATCCACTTGAGCTACTCCATGGCTCAGATACAAAGGGTGGTGAACGTTATCAAGAGGAGCTCGGTCAATGTAATTGTTCTTCACAGCCCTGAGATCCATGTAAAGGTTCTACTGGATTCATTGTATGATGAAGGGCTGACACACAAAATCTTCATTTGCTCAGCTTCCTTCGCTCTCAGACTGGGTATTTTGTCCAGAAAGGCATGGAAAGTCTTAAATGGGACGATTGGATTGATTCCTAATACAGGTGCCATGCCAGGCTTTGAGCAGTTCCTCAGTTCACTCCACCCATCGAGATCCAATAAATACCCCTTGATAAGGACACTCTGGGAGAAAGCTTTCAGCTGCCGATGGTCGAGGGGAGAGACCCAGGAGAACCAGACAAACCTGACAGGGTTACTAGCACTTTGCACGGGGGAGGAAGACCTGAGAGGGTTGATCCCTTGGTTATTTGAGATGAATGACCTCAGTTACACGTATCATGCCTACCTGGCGGTATATGCTTACGCCCAAGCTCTGCACTCACTGCTCATGTGCCAGGCTCCCACTGACAATTCCCCCTACAGAATGTGTGCCAATGTCAGGGACACGCAACCATGGCAG GTCCTCAACTATGTGAAGAAAACCCATTTCAGCACTAACACAGGGGACCCAATATCATTTAATGCTGATGGCGATATCCCAGGGGTCTACTATATTGTGAATGTGCAGACTGTGAATGGCAGTTTTAATCTGGTGAAAGTGGGGAAGTTTGACCCTGAAGCCAGAAATGGCAACACGGTCCTTCTTGATATCAGATCCATAATGTGGAACGAGGGATTTACCCAG GTGCCCCCATCCATGTGCAGCAGTAGTTGCCACCCAGGTTCCTGGAAAGCCACCCGGAGAGGTCAGCCCATCTGTTGCTATGACTGCATCCCGTGCTCTTTGGGCGAGATAACCAACACTACAG ATGCAGCCGAATGTTTTAGATGCCCCACTGAGCAGTGGTCCAATGAAGAGCAGAGCATGTGTATTCCGAAAGTGATAGAATTCCTCTCATATCAGGAGCCATTGGGAATCTTCCTCACTATCACAgtcatcctcttcttcctcataACTCTCTGCATTCTTTTCATCTTCATTAAATACCAGAGAACCCCAATAATCAAGGCCACAAACAGGGAACTGAGTTTCATCCTTCTGGTGTCCCTCACCCTGTGCTTCCTCTGCTGCCTCATCTTCATTGGTTCCCCTTCCCCAATTACTTGCCCCCTACGACAGACCCTCTTCATTGTGGTCTTCTCTATCAGCATCTCATCTGTCCTGGCTAAGACCATCATGGTGATTCTGGCATTCAAAGCCACCAAAGTGGACAGTCCCCTGAGGAAATGGTTGGGAGCAAAGATCCCTCGTACGGTGGTGGCACTTTGCACCATGATACAGGTTGGCATTTGTATCGTTTGGCTTCTTCTCTCTCCACCTTTCCCACAACTGAACCCAGAGATTGAAAGGCACAAACTGATATTTGAATGTCACGAGGGGCAAAGCCTTTTCTTTTATGTCACTTTGGGGTTCATGGGCTTCCTGGCAATGGTCAGTTTCTTTGCTGCTTTCCTGGCACGGAACCTGCCCGGGAGCTACAATGAGGCCAAACTCATCACCTTCAGCATGTTGGTCTTCTGCAGCGTCTGGGTCTCCTTCATCCCGGCCCATCTGAGCACCAAGGGCAAATATACTGTATCCGTACAGATATTCGCCATATTGGCCTCCAGCGCGGGGCTCCTGGCCTGTATATTTGTTCCCAAGTGCTATATTATACTGCTCAGGCCCGACAGGAACAGCCGGCACCAGTTAACTAGCAGGAAAGTAAATAGGTGGCTTGCCTAA
- the LOC108717282 gene encoding extracellular calcium-sensing receptor: MTAVWSQIRPFIGRGCPGIHSLLNKPIGPAAEGHYSEEDIIWRSLYEKIPPSPPAPLLPGGGTHSTGLQAPKLGHGVILPTRRCSYWGSVCHPLWLSTPTANFSGDAPASFMQGMMMTMNHDYDNYPVFYLTPDTYLVDINRKFCIRLFAFMYFSFQIRYYRDVLGLMFAIDEINTSADLLPNITLGFRLFDSCTCELRATAGALSVMSEMRNPAPGYDCHVHSSVVGIVGELFSALSLPIARVLGVLHVPQISHGSTLSALSNKRNFPSFLRTVPSNMFQNVALPRLIGLFGWTYVGMLVVDNDVGEQGGQVIKAGIEKSGSCVAFLEKIHLSYSMVQIQRVVNVIKKSSVNVIVLHSPEVHVKVLLDSLYDEGLTHKILICSASFAFIPGIFSRKAWKVLNGTIGLIPNTGPMPGFEQFLSSLHPSRSNKYPLIRTLWEKAFSCRWPRGETQENQTNLPGLLALCTGEEDLRGLIPWLFEMNDLSYTYHAYLAVYAYAQALHTLLICQAPTNNSLYRMCANVRDMTPWKVLNYVKKTHFSTNTGDPISFNSDGDMPAAYDIVNVQIVNGSFNLVKVGRFDSEARNGNTILLDISSIMWNERFTQVPPSMCSSSCHPGSWKATRRGQPICCYDCIPCSLGEITNTTDAAECFRCPTEQWSNEERSMCVPKVIEFLSYQEPLGIFLTITVILFFLITLCILFIFIKYQRTPIIKATNRELSFILLVSLTLCFLCCLIFIGSPSPITCPLRQTLFSVVFSISISSVLAKTIMVILAFKATKVDNPLRKWLGPKIPRTVVALCTMIQVDICIVWLLLSPPFPQLNPEIERHKLIFECHEGQSLFFYVTLGFMGFLAMVSFFAAFLARNLPGSYNEAKLITFSMLVFCSVWVSFIPAHLSTKGKYTVSVQIFAILASSAGLLACIFVPKCYIILLRPDRNSRHQLTSRKRIRPVG; encoded by the exons ATGACGGCTGTGTGGAGTCAGATCAGGCCATTCATTGGTAGAGGCTGCCCAG GAATTCACTCTCTTCTTAACAAACCCATTGGCCCAGCTGCAGAAGGTCATTACAGTGAGGAGGACATCATCTGGAGAAGCCTCTATGAGAAGATTCCTCCAAGTCCTCCTGCTCCTCTGCTCCCTGGGGGAGGGACACACAGCACCGGCCTGCAGGCTCCAAAGCTGGGACATGGAGTCATTCTCCCAACCCGGAGATGTTCTTATTGGGGGAGTGTTTGTCATCCACTCTGGCTTTCAACTCCAACGGCCAACTTTTCAGGAGATGCCCCAGCCAGCTTCATGCAAGGA atgatgatgacgatgaacCATGACTATGATAATTATCCTGTATTTTATCTCACACCAGACACATACTTAGTAGACATTAATAGAAAGTTCTGTATCAGGTTGTTTGCGTTTATGTATTTCAGCTTCCAGATCCGATATTACCGTGATGTTCTGGGCCTGATGTTTGCTATTGATGAAATTAATACTTCTGCTGATCTCCTGCCCAATATCACCTTGGGCTTCAGGCTGTTTGACTCTTGTACATGTGAGCTCAGGGCAACTGCTGGCGCTCTAtctgtgatgtcagagatgaGGAATCCGGCTCCCGGATATGACTGCCATGTGCACTCTTCTGTGGTTGGGATTGTTGGAGAACTGTTCTCTGCCCTCTCTCTGCCCATTGCCAGGGTACTCGGGGTCCTACATGTCCCACAG ATCAGCCACGGATCAACCCTCTCAGCTCTGAGCAACAAGAGGAACTTTCCCTCGTTCCTCCGCACTGTGCCCAGTAACATGTTCCAGAACGTGGCTCTCCCCCGCCTCATAGGCCTCTTTGGCTGGACCTACGTAGGGATGCTGGTTGTGGACAATGATGTTGGAGAGCAAGGGGGGCAGGTTATTAAGGCTGGGATAGAGAAGTCTGGCAGTTGTGTAGCATTTCTGGAGAAGATCCACTTGAGCTACTCCATGGTTCAGATACAAAGGGTGGTGAATGTTATCAAAAAGAGCTCGGTCAATGTAATTGTTCTTCACAGCCCTGAGGTCCATGTAAAGGTTCTACTGGATTCATTGTATGATGAAGGGCTGACACACAAAATCTTAATTTGCTCAGCTTCCTTCGCATTCATACCGGGTATTTTCTCCAGAAAGGCATGGAAAGTCTTAAATGGGACGATTGGATTGATTCCTAACACAGGCCCAATGCCAGGCTTTGAGCAGTTCCTCAGTTCCCTCCACCCATCGAGATCCAATAAATACCCCTTGATAAGGACACTCTGGGAGAAAGCTTTCAGCTGCCGATGGCCGAGGGGAGAGACACAGGAGAACCAGACAAACCTGCCAGGGTTACTAGCACTTTGCACGGGGGAGGAAGACCTGAGAGGGTTGATCCCTTGGTTATTTGAGATGAATGACCTCAGTTACACGTATCATGCCTACCTGGCAGTATATGCTTACGCCCAGGCTCTGCACACACTGCTCATATGCCAGGCGCCCACCAACAATTCTCTATACAGAATGTGTGCCAATGTCAGGGACATGACACCATGGAAG GTCCTCAACTATGTGAAGAAAACCCATTTCAGCACTAACACAGGGGACCCAATATCATTTAATTCTGATGGTGATATGCCAGCGGCCTACGATATTGTGAATGTGCAGATTGTGAATGGCAGTTTTAATCTGGTGAAAGTGGGGAGGTTTGACTCCGAAGCCAGAAATGGCAACACGATCCTTCTTGATATCAGCTCCATAATGTGGAACGAGAGATTTACCCAG GTGCCCCCATCCATGTGCAGCAGTAGTTGCCACCCAGGTTCCTGGAAAGCCACTCGGAGAGGTCAGCCTATCTGTTGCTATGACTGCATCCCGTGCTCTTTGGGTGAGATAACCAACACTACAG ATGCAGCCGAATGCTTTAGATGCCCCACTGAGCAGTGGTCCAATGAAGAGCGGAGTATGTGTGTTCCCAAAGTGATAGAATTCCTCTCATATCAGGAGCCATTGGGAATCTTCCTCACTATCACAgtcatcctcttcttcctcataACTCTTTGCATCCTCTTCATCTTCATTAAATACCAGAGAACCCCAATAATCAAGGCCACAAACAGGGAACTGAGTTTCATCCTTCTGGTGTCCCTCACCCTGTGCTTCCTCTGCTGCCTCATCTTCATTGGTTCCCCTTCCCCAATTACTTGCCCCCTACGACAGACCCTTTTCAGTGTGGTTTTCTCTATCAGCATCTCATCTGTCCTGGCTAAGACCATCATGGTGATTCTGGCATTTAAAGCCACCAAAGTGGACAATCCCCTGAGGAAATGGTTGGGACCAAAGATCCCTCGTACGGTGGTGGCACTTTGCACCATGATACAGGTTGACATTTGTATCGTTTGGCTTCTTCTCTCTCCACCTTTCCCACAACTGAACCCAGAGATTGAAAGGCACAAACTGATATTTGAATGTCACGAGGGGCAAAGCCTTTTCTTTTATGTCACTTTGGGGTTCATGGGCTTCCTGGCAATGGTCAGTTTCTTTGCTGCTTTCCTGGCACGGAACCTGCCCGGGAGCTACAATGAGGCCAAACTCATCACCTTCAGCATGTTGGTCTTCTGCAGCGTCTGGGTCTCCTTCATCCCGGCCCATCTGAGTACCAAGGGCAAATATACTGTATCCGTACAGATATTCGCCATATTGGCCTCCAGTGCGGGGCTCCTGGCCTGTATATTTGTTCCCAAGTGCTATATTATACTGCTCAGGCCCGACAGGAACAGCCGGCACCAGTTAACTAGCAGAAAAAGAATAAGGCCAGTTGGTTAA